From Brassica rapa cultivar Chiifu-401-42 chromosome A06, CAAS_Brap_v3.01, whole genome shotgun sequence:
ACTCCCAACTCATCAAACAGAACGTTGTACTTGTTATGATCAATAGTAAGAATCTTGCCATCACGAATCTCCCGTGTTTTTGGATGGATGGCAATGACTCTATTCCCAACTGATAAAGGCTGGGCCAAATCTGTATGAAGCACTTCTCTAGCACCTGCACGTAGCTCTGCGTATTGCTTTCTCACAGATTCACGATATTGTTCGAGTTTATCCCGCTCTTCATGTACGAATCTCTCAGAGAATCTCCGAGGTCTGCCAAGAGAACTGAACATATACAGAGAATGAGTAACCTTTTCAAATCTTTGAATATATAAGGGAACTGTAACAAACCTTTTAATGACGCTCCATTCAAGACGAGTAAGTCTTGGAACGTGACCAAGACCCACGTGATTCAGATAATCAACGAACTCCATCTTTGCAAACCACGGATAGTCAATGGCACTATAGAACCATTCGAATATGCACCTTCGACGTACCAATGGATGTGATAGACAAGTCGAAACCTTGTCCTGTAAAATGGAATAAAAGCAAATAAGTTAACAGGTTTTTAATGCGTCCTAAGAGAAAAATGAAGTTAGAGACTCCCACCTTTAGTAGCTCATGTTCTGGATCTATTTCGTAACTATGTGACTTGTTGTGAGTGGTTTCAGAAGATTTAGTTCTTTCTTGTAAACTTTTCTTCAAACTAATCTTACGCCTGTTTGGTGGTTTCTGCGGCAAGCTCGCTGGACCCGAACCTGAAACTTGTGTAGCTGACACTGCTTCATTTGGTCTTGTTATTTTCTTATCACTAGTTGAACAAGATTCTTCCGATGTCTTTGCTGTTTTCTGCTGCTTTGCTGGACCTTGACCAACACGTCTGGCGTTGATCGAAGTCTTCAAATTATCATCTTCAGCCGATTCCTGCAATGCAATAAACAAAGCATAAGTGTTTTTGATCAAAATACTTTGTCAATGATCCTACAATTGCATTGTGGACAACCAACCACATATCAGACAGAGTAAGATTAAATTCAAGCAAAAAACTACCAAATAGGAGAGaagcgttttttttttttttgcacataTATAGATAACCAAATACCTTATTATGTAGAGGTTTACGTTTTCTTCTTGAAGTGTCAAGTTCCCCTATGGGAACAGCATTACCATCAACGAGTTCCTGCGCAGACTTCGGTTTTCTACTATCAGCAGCTGAAATTACATGTAGGACACTATGGTCTTCTCGTCCTGCTTGTTTTGCCTTTTCTCTGGTATGGCTACTGGATACGGTTTCCCGAGTGTTAGCTACTCTTTCTTCTTTCAACTCCGCAGATGATTCTGGATCCAAATATAAACATTAGAAATAAATAAAGAGAGGTAAGATGTTAAAGCTGCAGAATATAAAAGTATTCGATCCTCACCTGATTCCATCAAACCACCCGGAGTCAGTAAAGCTGACAAGTCAGCCAATGCATGCAGAGCTTCTAATCcatctacatataaaaaatgaaGGCCTTTAGGTTAGGAAGACAATGTGGTATAGTAATAATCGAAATTTCACATCTATGACAAAACTATAAAAAGGGACTATTACTGGACCTATGGTTTTACTTCCATAAAATAGTTTCTTATTAGCTTTTTTTGGCTATCTAGTGAAAATATTACCTCTTGGGGCGTTGCATGCTTCTCCGCTATCATCAGAAGTATCTCCTTCTGCTTCTACAGTTCTGACATTTTTCTCCTTCCGAGGAACCTCCGCGTTACCAACCCCTTCTATATCCATCAACAAGGCACCATCTCTATCTGGAGATCTCTTAATGTGCCTCCTATCTCGGCTTATTCTCACCACATTCCTAGACATGGAGCTAGCTTGGTGCTTGGATTGAGCTTCCTTAGCTTGTGACTGGCAAAACCCAAAGAGTAGAATCGTTATTGTAAATGAATCATGACATAATAAACCTTAAAAAATCTAGAGATATAGAGATACCATTTTCACATTTGGCGTGGTGTCTGGTCTTCTATATGGAGACCCTCCAACCCTTGTCGATGCATTTGCCAATGCTAATGCTAgtatatcatcatcatcatcatcatcatcagcatcaGCCTCAAGTTGTTTCTTGGCTCTTTTATTTGGTGGCGTTGAACCTTGTGTATCATCCCTCTGGTCTGCACTTGGTACAAGAAACCGAGGTGTACGTTTACCAGTGGCACGTCGCTCCCTTCCTGCATAACGTAACGGTAACAAATTATTATACATTCTTGAACATATTCATTTTACATGTATTATCCACAGATAGCTActctataaatatttgattaagGCTATAAATATACCCTATAATTCCACAGAATTAAGCCATAAATTACAGGAAACTGATTTAATGATTGTACCATAAACTTGTGTCGTCTTCAAAAATGAGAGGCATCCTTCCGTTGATGCAATTGAATgtggtgagataacttcttctcgAACATCACTAGGCGGAACTTTAGCACGTTTGCGCTTCTGATATTTCCTCGATACTCCAGAAGCACCGTGGCCTTCTCCTTCACTTTCGCTCTCCTCCTACAAAAATGCATGTACACAACTTTACTAAACAGACAATGTGAACCCATTTCTAAGGTGTTGCAGCCGTAATAAAACAAATGGACTCACTATGACGCTGTAATGGTCAGTCATCATTGCAATGAGACCAGCTACAGACGCAGTTCCCTCGGGCAGGGACAAATATgcctgaaaaaaagaaaaaggcaaAATCAAATGTAAGAAGGCATTCATTATTCACCTAATTTCGTTTTAAGGTTAGAAGTAAGCTTAGAGAAAGTGAGATATTCTTGTACTCATACCCGATTCATAGAAAAAAGGGCTTCCACCATATCAGCAGACCGGTTACTCCGCACTGAAGCAGCTACCTAAGCAGCAACGAAGTAGTGTTAAGAGACTTTGAAGTCATACAAAAGTAGAGAAAGTAACCATATACTGTTGTTACCTTTTTCCAGTCTCTGCCGTGCTTCCGATAGGCATCATAGAAACGCTCAAGCTCACCTTTCGTCCACTGAGGTCCCAACTTGTCAgtcaacttcttcttctaaaaatttgaaaaacccatagtaaaaaaaaaaaaaaaaaaagagaaagttaAAATCTTTTAATAAGATATAAGATTAGGTCAATgcggaaaaaaaaactcacacgTTGCTTGACTTTGTCTATATCTGGAGAGGAGGAGGCTTCTTTGGTGACGCGCTTGTTCACACTCCTCGGCGCCATATCCTCTTCTCCCTTCAACCAAATTCCCCAATCCAATTCAACACCTTTACTTTACAATTTTGCAGTCATCAGTAAAATAAAACCAAATCCAAGAGGATCGAAATCAACTTGAGGGGgagattcaaaagagaacaagACCCAGATTCGGATTGAGATttcgaaaaaagaaaaaaacgcaAGAAGAAACATGAATCACAATTTTCAACAAATTTGTAATTTGAAAGTAATCCAACTTCGAAATCGAAATCAAGCAGAATCTTCCCCCAAATCAAGTAATCCAAAGTTCGAAAAATACCCAATTAGTTCTGCTTAAAACCCCTCTAAGAACCCTAGATCAGAACAGATCCACTCACCCGAGTAACGCAGCTCAAAGAGAATCTGCGTTGAACCACACGGAGTAGAGCTCGGATGAGAGAAAAGCTTTTGAGAAGCTTCTTGGAGAGATCGTGAGAAATTTCGAAAGAAGTtttttaaaagagagagagagagattgaaaaagaaaaaaagattatttgGGAGATGAAggaagagacagagagagagaggggagaGAGGCGTTGCCGCGAAACTTGAATAAAAGGACGACGACTCCagagttgagagagagagagagccaatAGGCATTCTCCTTTTCATATCTAACGCGTGGGATCTGAAGCGTCCACGTGGCTTCTCGGTATATGCACCGTTAGATGTTCTTGATTTTCACTTAGGGTTTGTAGTAACGGCAACATGCGATCATATTTGAAAATACCCGtatgaaaaatggaaaatcttaTTGCGTATATTtgctattctttttttttttttgtcagctctcgtactttctttaaaaatattttatatgtaaacatttttaatgtatttatcacaatattttttatcaaatgtGATACAAATAGTAGGAGTTTTATTATGGAAAGATATTGTAAACTATTTAAAaactgtaaaagaaaaaaatagctaaatattttaataaatttaatgatttttaatatattaattaatttaatttgattCCAAAGTCACATTTTGTAACTTAGAAACTAGAAAGACACATGGTTATCTGTCAAAGAAACAATTGCAACCAATACATTACTTAAATGAAATCTGTAAATTAATAGAAAACTATTATATGTTgtttttttcaaacaaaaactcataatctattatataataggaGAGTTTCTCTCCCCCTGATGCGACACGTCAGCGGTCTGTGGATCCCATTTTTTAAAAgtgaaaaaatatcaaatatatggCTCGAACCCAGGTTATTGAAATATAAACATCCACAATTATACCATTGCACTAAAGgatactttgtacattgatggccgaaactaatatatattatgaaggtcggaaactaatataacattatggaccccacttttttttttttaaattgatagGTAACGAATGGACTTCGACAAAATGGGCTTTGGGCTTATTGATTTTCTGTTTATTAGGCTTTGTATCTGCTCAAAGTGGTGATACAGACAAAGCTAAGAAGATTAGGAAAGCCGCCATCTTCACCATCTCCTTCGTCGCTTGCGATTCCCCTTCTGGCAATCAGTTATTATGGTCGATCTTTAAGGCTCTACGCACGTTTTGCGCCTACCAAACGCTTAGTTTCTGCTCTAACGCCTTCAGAGCTCTCATATATATAGAATTCCTCGAGGTATAAGCTCCATCTTGTCTCAAACTTTTCTTTCTCAGTTTTCCGTTCGCTTTACTTTCTCACATCCGTCGCGAAAATGACTTATCCAGCTGCTCCAGCCGCTTCAGCCACCATTGCCGCCGTTCCCTTCTCCACCTTCAACTCTCTCCGCCTTGGAAGGTCCACTCAGTTCATTGTTGGTCGGCTCATCCGATTCTAGGATTCCAGGAACATTAACAAGAATGGAGAGTTTATGGGCATCACCATTCTCCTCCTTGATGAactggtgatgattgtttctaacttattttttataactttaactCTGCTTTGCTTATTCTTTGTACATATATGAAACGTgtcttcatgtttttgttttggttttgtctatggatttttttatgaacaactaatgatttttctctgtttttcttacaGGATTCTGTGATCCACGGTTTCATCCCTGCAATCTCCAAACAAAACATGAAAACtgaatgaattatgtttttagcaaccgaatctaaaagaaataaaagacatcttacttaataaattaaaaccttttcttttgcaGATTCCAACGACGATGAAGCACCCGAGGACCAACGACAATAGAATGATGCGGACGAAGCCTAACTGATGTAAGTAAACTCCTCTTCAATAACGCATCACACTATTATCGCTCCCCAATCTCACAAACTTAAGCTCTAATCATGCGAGGGATCCCACAGGTGATGTTGTCCCGacaacagagaaaaaaaaagaaagataacctaacgttttttttattttcagtttttaagttcaaatcatgttttagacATAGAACCCAACATAATTTGAGCCCAAACATTTTAAACCCACAATTACTTTTTCATAATGTAAAAACGTCAACCttcgtttatgttttgttaaactattttaatctttatgttttgttaaactatttcacACAGGGGGCAGATCTCCTTAGAAGGGGAGCCACTCGCCACGATGCTTCCAGTTTCACCATTCTTGAAACTCTTATGAACCACAAAGCCAATATAAGAGCTCTGTTTCAATCCAACGGCTGGATTTTGTCACAGACCACCGCTAAGCctgaagagagaagagaagtgaaGTGCTGCGTTTTGGAAGATGGTTACTTGGAGTTTACAATATGAAGATGGAACCCGTGACGAGGAAGACGAGGAGAAGTGTTACTTGGAATATCCTAACGTTGAGGATGTAGACAATGTGTGATCTTAGCGATGAAGATTAGTGTAGCTTTAATATATGCTACTAAGGTCCTTGAACTCCCTAACAAGTACTAGCAAACAatgtgtattttaaaaaaataaaataattttgtaatgcaagtagtttgaaactttgagtATTTATTCAAACAACGGATATATACAGAGTTGATAACTTGATATGGACCCCCAAATAAGTTGGTGCTGCGCTGTCACAATATatgtctttttaatttcatatacCTGACGTAagcttcttcatttttttctctttccctTTTCGTTGTTCCACGCTCTATATTTCATGTTTAGGCTTTTTTCACATTCTCTATATTTTACcttaattatactttttgaattttccttCCGTTTTGGGAAATGTCTCTAACTTGAGTTAATCGTCAAAATCTAGGATCAATTTTGTTGTCTTATTTCCGATAAATTGTATTCTTTAATTTGCATAAATCTTAAATAACACTAACATTCCGTAAATCATACCACCCCATCGATATCCAAAGTAACCATCTCCGCGCTTGCGCGGAGTCTCAGCACctagtattttatacattatGAGTTTTTATCGATTATCGTCATGTGTTGTTCTGAACATTTTGATTGACTATCATTATTAGCTGTGGTTAAATATCAATATTCTCTTAGAAAATGAATACTGTAATCCATCCATCCTAGTTTTAGTATAGTGAGTATATAAACAATTTAAGTAATTATTAAAGTTAAAGTAATTGGGTTCAAAAAGAAATCGTAACGAAATAAAgccattctcttcttctttttatttaatagtataaaCGAAAATTACAGCATAAAAATCTGGTTTATTTCTTATGAATCTACCTCCCAATCacatatttttttgtagttttatcTTGTATCAATCCCTTGGACTACAACAGGTACTTTTGCGTCTAATGCATATCGAGCATCACAGTTTAGAAGGCACAGGGTCCGAAGATGCAATTTCCGCATACATTTTGGATATTGCCTCTGCAAAGTAAGCTTTTGCTTGTGGTCTCTTTACCTGTTAATTTGTAAGTTTTAAGCACATGAAATTAGAGATTTCCAACTTCATTGCGGTTTCAAATAATTCATATTGGTGTTGGTTTACCTTAAATGTTGGTGTTAGAAGTCCATTCTCTAAGGTGAATGGTTCTGGCACCAAAGTCACAGCCTTTGCAAACTCAAATCCTCTCAACTATATAGCACAACAAATTGTTAGCTTGTTGTTTTCTTTATGACATGAGAGATTGTTAACTCTTATTTTGTTCGTTCTTACCTGAGCTTCTCTTCCAACGATGTCCATCTCGGCAAGAACAGCCTTCCTCACTTTTGGATCTTTACAAAGCTGTGCTAGATTCTCATACTGTAATCACCAAAAAGAGAGGTTTCTTTAGCTGAGCTGAATAAGAAGCCTTGAGggttataaataataataataataataccttGATGCCTTCTGATGCAGCCCAATCTTTCATAACATCTGGATCAACTGCAACTATAGCCACTAGAGAGGAATTGAAGCTATCACCTAACATTAATAGACATTTCAGACTTGGTTGAGAAAATAGCACAAGTGAAGAAGCATATGTGTTTTAGTCTTTTTGTTATTACCGTGTATGAAACACTGGGAAACAAATCTACATTTCGTATAAACATTTTCGATTTTCTCCGGTGCTATATATTCCCCTTGTGCCAActtaaatatgtttttcttcCTGTCATGAACATTGCAAGTTTTAACAAACATTTTTCAATTCTTCTATATATCCATAATAATCCACCAAAGAAATATCAAAACAGTAAGATTGTTTCGAATTTATAAAAGAACCTGTCGATGATCTTGAGACGACCACCAGGTAACCACAGGCCAATATCTCCCGTGTGTAGCCAGCCATCCACGTCCATAATTTCTTTCCTGCTCAGCTAAAATGTGTCAAGGCCCAAGTTTACTTATCTATATGCATATAACGCAATAATGAAGAAAATGAGTTACGTTTGTTCTTCATCTTTGTAATAGCCTTTAAAGATGATTGGCCCTCTAACACAGATTTCACCACGTGGGTATGGTTGATCTTCCGATGTGTAATTCATTTCAGGAACGTCCACAAGTTTTAcctctgacaaaaaaaaaatcaattatacATTAACCAGTACTCATATCAATacatatttgattaaaaattctTCTCCATACTGTATTCTGCTTCTTACCACACGCTGGATTAGGAGATCCGACATGGCCAGATAAATTGTCACCTTCATCCATAGAGCTTATGACACACGAAGTCTCGGTCATGCCATACCCTTCACGGACCGAACATCCAAAGCATCTGTACATCATGATGATGAAGCAAAgaccatattttatttttgttaaacgATTCTTAGAAACCAGTGAGAGTGAATCACGTTACAACCGCAAAGAAAACTTACACTCTCAAGAAATCCATGACATCGGGTGACAGTGGAGAAGCACCAGACCCCATGAACCGAACACGTCCACCGAGCTTTTCCTTTATTTTGTTGAACACCAGTTTGTCCCAAAGTGGAGATGGACTCCTTCCTAAAGAACACATGCAGAAAGCTTAACAAAAGGCATACTTAATTCACTTTTTAAAACTGTTACTATTATCACACACTACCATTTAAGATTGCCTTCTTCTTTGAGTTATAGGCAAGTTGGAAAAGCCTTCTTTTTGTAACCCCGGATGATTTTACCGCACTTGTAATCCtgtaaagataaaaaaaaaacttagcacATAGAACCACATAACTCCTCAATTACATGGGACATAAGGGTGACTTACCCATCATAGACTCGATTATATAAGCGAGGGACACTGCAGAATACTGTTGGCCTTAGCACAGCCAAATCATCCATCAGTTTCATGATATCCTGTTAATATCTAAATTAGTCTGACTCTGTACTACAACGGGCATCTCAATATGTCACAAGAGATGAGCTTGACATACTCCCTGATAGAAACCGATGGAAACACCACCATACACCCCCATTATCTGGTTTGAACGTTCATATATGTGCGCCAACGGAAGATATGATATGTAACTATAAGGACAGAAGACATCTCAGTTAAAGATCTTCCATTATAAGGAAATGGTTAAACTACAGAATATAAAATAGTGAAGGGAAAATTTTCAACTCACATGTCATCAGGTAAGAAATTTATTGACAAGCTGGAACCGGCGACATTTGATATCAAGTTTTCATGACTCAACATAGCACCCTTCATATAAAAACAAGTATATTGTGAAGTGTGTTTTAGCTTCAAAAGTGATTCATTCACCATGTTTTTTCCAGCATCAATACAACTAGAAGaacaaagaaaacacacataaggCTTCAGAAACTGGTGACAACAACTCACCTTTGGTGTTCCTGTGGTTCCACTTGTGTAGCATATGGTTGCAATGTCTTCAGGCTTTGGAGGGGAAAATGGATGTACGCTACTGCGaccctaaaaaaaaaatcagtagcAACATGAAGTCTCTCTAACTACCAGACAAGGAATAACTATTCATAAAGCTAATGACCAATACAAACAACACATTGTACAAGGGTACCTGACTCAATAGCTTTTGGTATGATACAATTTTGACTCCAGAACCTGGAGGAAGTGATGGCAAGTTCTCATCAGCCCCTCCCACCACCTTATCACAGGTGCAGATAAAGATAAATAAGtgctaattatttataaaaacttgcTGAAATTACAAATTTAAGAAGTACATACCACGACAAGACGAATGGTTGGGATTTCGGATAGGAAGCTTAGCAACTGCATAGTTCCcccattattaaaaaaaatacagtcTAGACCACTTCGACTGATTCTCATAAGATAATggaacaaataaaaacaacacTTACGGTATTTAAGGTTTGTGGTACACAAAAGATGGCCTGAAGAGTAGCATGATTCACAACAAACTTAACAGCGTCTGGACCTGTGTGACACAGAAAatcatatttaagaaaatacaaTTTCTTTCAAACCTCCAAACAGTTATAAGATGAGGTACCAAGTGTATCGTATAAAGGAACAGAGATGAATGAATAGGCTGCACAAGCATGATCAACAGCCAACCACTCTGGTCTGTTGATAAAATAGAGCCCAACGCAAGCTCCCTGTTCCATTAAATTCAAGTCTTAAGACAAAACCATACGGATCAATAAAACTAGAAACGTTGAATGCAGCTCGCTATATATTCCAtattcaaagaagaagaaaagttaCATGATTAATTCCATTATATATAAGTCCTGaacctatggcttgtctagcaGAAGCTGTTTCCGCATATGTCATCCATGTGTACCTTCAAACACAAAAACACATCACATGATAAACATAAACATACCACAGCTCAAAAGTTAGTTAAAAGAAGAGTTTTTCAAAAACTTACTCTCCAATGGTTCCATCAGGGCGAGCTCGTGTACCAAGATACTTGTTATCAGGATATGTTTCAACAGCATGTCTGAATATTCCACAAAAA
This genomic window contains:
- the LOC103874524 gene encoding long chain acyl-CoA synthetase 7, peroxisomal, producing MEFSSPAQRRLQTLRSHLDSSQADDQLSLFLNATASAAPFSNEDSYSVVLPEKLDTGIWNVHRSAKSPTKLFSRFPNHPEIGTLHDNFVHAVETYPDNKYLGTRARPDGTIGEYTWMTYAETASARQAIGSGLIYNGINHGACVGLYFINRPEWLAVDHACAAYSFISVPLYDTLGPDAVKFVVNHATLQAIFCVPQTLNTLLSFLSEIPTIRLVVVVGGADENLPSLPPGSGVKIVSYQKLLSQGRSSVHPFSPPKPEDIATICYTSGTTGTPKGAMLSHENLISNVAGSSLSINFLPDDIYISYLPLAHIYERSNQIMGVYGGVSIGFYQGDIMKLMDDLAVLRPTVFCSVPRLYNRVYDGITSAVKSSGVTKRRLFQLAYNSKKKAILNGRSPSPLWDKLVFNKIKEKLGGRVRFMGSGASPLSPDVMDFLRVCFGCSVREGYGMTETSCVISSMDEGDNLSGHVGSPNPACEVKLVDVPEMNYTSEDQPYPRGEICVRGPIIFKGYYKDEEQTKEIMDVDGWLHTGDIGLWLPGGRLKIIDRKKNIFKLAQGEYIAPEKIENVYTKCRFVSQCFIHGDSFNSSLVAIVAVDPDVMKDWAASEGIKYENLAQLCKDPKVRKAVLAEMDIVGREAQLRGFEFAKAVTLVPEPFTLENGLLTPTFKVKRPQAKAYFAEAISKMYAEIASSDPVPSKL
- the LOC103874522 gene encoding protein ALWAYS EARLY 1 isoform X2 translates to MAPRSVNKRVTKEASSSPDIDKVKQRKKKLTDKLGPQWTKGELERFYDAYRKHGRDWKKVAASVRSNRSADMVEALFSMNRAYLSLPEGTASVAGLIAMMTDHYSVIEESESEGEGHGASGVSRKYQKRKRAKVPPSDVREEVISPHSIASTEGCLSFLKTTQVYGRERRATGKRTPRFLVPSADQRDDTQGSTPPNKRAKKQLEADADDDDDDDDILALALANASTRVGGSPYRRPDTTPNVKMSQAKEAQSKHQASSMSRNVVRISRDRRHIKRSPDRDGALLMDIEGVGNAEVPRKEKNVRTVEAEGDTSDDSGEACNAPRDGLEALHALADLSALLTPGGLMESESSAELKEERVANTRETVSSSHTREKAKQAGREDHSVLHVISAADSRKPKSAQELVDGNAVPIGELDTSRRKRKPLHNKESAEDDNLKTSINARRVGQGPAKQQKTAKTSEESCSTSDKKITRPNEAVSATQVSGSGPASLPQKPPNRRKISLKKSLQERTKSSETTHNKSHSYEIDPEHELLKDKVSTCLSHPLVRRRCIFEWFYSAIDYPWFAKMEFVDYLNHVGLGHVPRLTRLEWSVIKSSLGRPRRFSERFVHEERDKLEQYRESVRKQYAELRAGAREVLHTDLAQPLSVGNRVIAIHPKTREIRDGKILTIDHNKYNVLFDELGVDVVMDIDCMPLNPLEYTPDGLRRQMDNCLTVCGEAQVRKHPSSDASVLFTPSELENVEFSMSHTKKEDDRDRRVTTDQTYNTANRKERRDEIQQDLMLERTSDAQEMEPEMLGIVSGSRSIAQAMVDAAIKAASSVMDDKDAGKMVIQALDSIGEHHQPLDNSIVSRMKHQDQANGSLDHHHQNRSPSNTGEAMNEGLMGSGKNETQMDSELISSCVATWLMIQKCTEKQYPPGDVAQVMETAVSSLQPRCPQNMPIYREIQTCMGWIKNQIMALVKT
- the LOC103874522 gene encoding protein ALWAYS EARLY 1 isoform X1, with the translated sequence MKRRMPIGSLSLSTLESSSFYSSFAATPLSPLSLCLFLHLPNNLFFFFNLSLSLLKNFFRNFSRSLQEASQKLFSHPSSTPCGSTQILFELRYSGVELDWGIWLKGEEDMAPRSVNKRVTKEASSSPDIDKVKQRKKKLTDKLGPQWTKGELERFYDAYRKHGRDWKKVAASVRSNRSADMVEALFSMNRAYLSLPEGTASVAGLIAMMTDHYSVIEESESEGEGHGASGVSRKYQKRKRAKVPPSDVREEVISPHSIASTEGCLSFLKTTQVYGRERRATGKRTPRFLVPSADQRDDTQGSTPPNKRAKKQLEADADDDDDDDDILALALANASTRVGGSPYRRPDTTPNVKMSQAKEAQSKHQASSMSRNVVRISRDRRHIKRSPDRDGALLMDIEGVGNAEVPRKEKNVRTVEAEGDTSDDSGEACNAPRDGLEALHALADLSALLTPGGLMESESSAELKEERVANTRETVSSSHTREKAKQAGREDHSVLHVISAADSRKPKSAQELVDGNAVPIGELDTSRRKRKPLHNKESAEDDNLKTSINARRVGQGPAKQQKTAKTSEESCSTSDKKITRPNEAVSATQVSGSGPASLPQKPPNRRKISLKKSLQERTKSSETTHNKSHSYEIDPEHELLKDKVSTCLSHPLVRRRCIFEWFYSAIDYPWFAKMEFVDYLNHVGLGHVPRLTRLEWSVIKSSLGRPRRFSERFVHEERDKLEQYRESVRKQYAELRAGAREVLHTDLAQPLSVGNRVIAIHPKTREIRDGKILTIDHNKYNVLFDELGVDVVMDIDCMPLNPLEYTPDGLRRQMDNCLTVCGEAQVRKHPSSDASVLFTPSELENVEFSMSHTKKEDDRDRRVTTDQTYNTANRKERRDEIQQDLMLERTSDAQEMEPEMLGIVSGSRSIAQAMVDAAIKAASSVMDDKDAGKMVIQALDSIGEHHQPLDNSIVSRMKHQDQANGSLDHHHQNRSPSNTGEAMNEGLMGSGKNETQMDSELISSCVATWLMIQKCTEKQYPPGDVAQVMETAVSSLQPRCPQNMPIYREIQTCMGWIKNQIMALVKT